The Synechococcus sp. MVIR-18-1 region CGGGCTTGCTTGACAAGTTTTGCAGGTTTAAATCGGTAACTAAGGTCACCATCAACCCACATGTCTAAGTAAGAACCTTCAGCCGCTTTGGGGCTTAGCAGGTCAGCAATCTCGTCAGCAAGTTTTCTGGCAGCTGGGTATCCATTGTTTTCAAATGGTGCTGCTGGTGCCATAACGTTTCTATTGATATCACCACAGGCGGCTAAAGTAGAACCCAAATTTTTAATGATCGTGCCAATGACTGTTTTAAGGTCGGATTTCGGGATGCCATGCATTTGAAAGGCTTGGCGTGTAGTGATGCGTAGTGTTCCGTTTCCGTATTGATTAGAAAGGTCGTCCAGAGCCGAAAAAAGTTGTGCCGGAACTCTTCCGCCTGGATTTCTAAGGCGAAGCATCATCTGCCAACACTTAATTTTATCCGTTTTTCTTAATTCTCGATGATTCTGTTGGTAACTCCCATGAAACTTCAGTAGCTGAACTGCATCTTCACTAAAGCGAATCTCTTCATTGCTCAGCTCTGTCAATAACGGTTCTCGAAGATGCCCGCTGTAGAGCTTCCGCTTTTCAGCCTTAGACAGAGCTGTGTCAATCGATTCTGTAGGTATTGAAGGGCCATCAAGCTTCCGATCGCGCCCAGCTTCTTGCGTCCCTGAGGTTGTCGTCAAACCTTCGTTCACGGATTCAAGGGATAGGTCTTTTGAAACTAGCGAAGCGGCTTCCAATACAGTCAATTCCTACATATCCAATCGGCGTGTCCTCAACATTCCTGCTTGAAATCGGTACCGAGGAACTGCCCGCAGAGTTTGTGCACTCGGCATTGCAGCAGCTTCAGCAAATGGTGGCGTCCGACCTGAAGGACCTTCGCTTAAGCCATGGCCAAGTCAGGGTGTCGGGGACACCTAGACGCCTTGCTGTGGTGGTGGACTCGTTGATTGATCAACAGCCTGATTTAGAGGAAGAACGCAAGGGACCTCCCGTGAAGCAGGCCCTGGTGGATGGGAAACCCGGTCCTGCCGCTTTGGGTTTTGCGAAGCGTTGCGGTGTGGATCCTTCAGAACTCCAAGCGCGTGACACGCCGAAGGGGCCTTGTCTATTTGCTCGGGTTTGTACCCCAGGTGACACCACCACAACCCTTCTCAATGAGCGCATTCCTGCCTGGATCAATGGCTTGCAAGGCAGGCGATTCATGCGTTGGGGCAATGGCGATCAACGCTTTAGCCGTCCTGTTCGTTGGCTCGTATCGCTGTATGGATCTGAGCTGATTCCGGTCACTCTTTCTGCGGCGCAACCACCTGTTCAAAGCGGTCGATTGAGTCGATCCCATCGTCTTCGCAACAGCACATTGGAGATCGAGCACGCGGATGAATATTTCGATGCCTTAAAGAAGGCTGGTGTGATGGTGGATCGATCCCAACGCGAGCAATTGATTCGCTCAGCTTTGGACACAGAGGCCGCAGCATGCTCTGCCTCTGTTGACTGTCCCGAAGGTTTATTTGAAGAGTTGGTTGATCTTGTGGAGGCACCCAGAGTGCTGAGTGGGGAGATTGCTGATTGTTATCTCGATCTGCCACCTGAGGTGATTGTCACGGTGATGCAATCCCACCAGCGCTATGTCCCGTTGAAACGCGAGAACGCGCATCACGATCCTTTGGCACTTCAGGCACGCGACGTCCTGCTGTCGAAGTTTTTGCTGGTGAGCAATGGCCTCGAGCCTGCGGACGCAACCATCGTGCGGGGCAATGAGCGGGTGTTGGGTGCCCGCTTGGCCGATGCGGAATTTTTCCTCAATGTGGATCGGAAAAGTCCGAGCGAGTCGCGCCGGGATGCCCTGGATCGCGTCACCTTCGCGAAGGGGCTCGGAAGTTTGCGCGATCGATGTGAGCGGATGTCTTGGATGACAGAGCAGTTGATCGAATCGCTTTCGATTCCTTCAGACATCGCCATGCATGCCAAGCGAGCAGCTCACTTCTGCAAGCATGATTTGGTGAGCCAGATGGTGGGCGAGTTCCCTGAGCTGCAGGGTTTGATCGGCGGTAAATACTTGCTCGAGGAGGGGGAAGATCGTCAGGTCGCTCTTGCAGTGGCTGAGCACTACCAGCCCCGTGGTGCTGGAGATGCTCTTCCCTCTAGTGATGCAGGAGCGTTGTTGGCCCTTGCGGAACGCTTGGAACTGCTACTAAGCATCTACTCCAAGGGCGACCGCCCCAGTGGTTCATCCGATCCTTATGCCCTGCGTCGGGCTGGAAATGGCATTGTTCAGATTCTTTGGGATCGCGGTTGGCGTCTTTCTTTGCAGAGCTTGCTTTCGGATGCAGCCTGTTATTGGGCGGAACGATTCCCCTCCTTTGCGGTGCAACCTGAGGCTTTAGTGGCCGATCTGTCGCTTTTACTGCGGCAGCGAATGGTCTCTCAGTTCGAGGAGGATGGCTTTCCAGCTGATTTGGTTCAATCCGTAGCAGGAGAGGCCGTCGGCGATGCGCGTTTGCTTCGTGATCCAGTGGATGCTCGCGAACGTCTTGTTTTGCTGCATCAGCTTCGTCGCGATCAGCGGCTACAGGCGGTCCAGGCTGTGGTGCAGCGCGCTGCAAAACTTGCCGAGAAAGGTGATCTTGGGGCCGATCAGCTCACAACTTCGGGAGTGGTTGCCTCCGATTTGTTCGAATCAGCAAGCGAAGCGGCTCTATTGCAATCGCTCAATGAGCTGTCTCCCCTTGCTCAATCAGGCAATTACAACCAGCTTGCGGAAGGGTTGCAGGGTGCTGCGAAAGCGCTGGAGGCCTTTTTTGATGGTCCGCAAAGCGTGATGGTGATGGCGGACAATCTCGATGTCCGCCGCAATCGCCTCAATCTTCTTGGTGTCTTGAAAAATCAGGCATCAGTCCTGGCGCAATTTGATTGCATCCAGTCCTGATGCCTCACCAGGGTTTCAGCTTGCTGTGACCTTGGAGCGCTCTTCCTCGATCTCCGCTTCACCTTTTTTGACTGCATGACCAGAGGTCTGCGCTTTGATGGCTTGGGCCGCTTCATCGGCAA contains the following coding sequences:
- the glyS gene encoding glycine--tRNA ligase subunit beta encodes the protein MSSTFLLEIGTEELPAEFVHSALQQLQQMVASDLKDLRLSHGQVRVSGTPRRLAVVVDSLIDQQPDLEEERKGPPVKQALVDGKPGPAALGFAKRCGVDPSELQARDTPKGPCLFARVCTPGDTTTTLLNERIPAWINGLQGRRFMRWGNGDQRFSRPVRWLVSLYGSELIPVTLSAAQPPVQSGRLSRSHRLRNSTLEIEHADEYFDALKKAGVMVDRSQREQLIRSALDTEAAACSASVDCPEGLFEELVDLVEAPRVLSGEIADCYLDLPPEVIVTVMQSHQRYVPLKRENAHHDPLALQARDVLLSKFLLVSNGLEPADATIVRGNERVLGARLADAEFFLNVDRKSPSESRRDALDRVTFAKGLGSLRDRCERMSWMTEQLIESLSIPSDIAMHAKRAAHFCKHDLVSQMVGEFPELQGLIGGKYLLEEGEDRQVALAVAEHYQPRGAGDALPSSDAGALLALAERLELLLSIYSKGDRPSGSSDPYALRRAGNGIVQILWDRGWRLSLQSLLSDAACYWAERFPSFAVQPEALVADLSLLLRQRMVSQFEEDGFPADLVQSVAGEAVGDARLLRDPVDARERLVLLHQLRRDQRLQAVQAVVQRAAKLAEKGDLGADQLTTSGVVASDLFESASEAALLQSLNELSPLAQSGNYNQLAEGLQGAAKALEAFFDGPQSVMVMADNLDVRRNRLNLLGVLKNQASVLAQFDCIQS